Proteins encoded by one window of Paroedura picta isolate Pp20150507F chromosome 9, Ppicta_v3.0, whole genome shotgun sequence:
- the GEM gene encoding GTP-binding protein GEM, with product MTLNNVTMRRSSGALQPQQQRWSIPADGRNLVVQKDPRECLRQKRYTINPEEYYRRSWSSESSDSVISSESGNTFYRVVLVGEQGVGKTTLANVFAGVHDSMDSDCEVFGEDTYERTLVVDGESTTIMLVDMWENKGSNGWLQDHCMQIGDAYLIVYSITDRASFERASELRIQLRRARQAEDIPIILVGNKSDLVRCREVSVAEGRACAVVFDCKFIETSAAVQHNVKELFEGIVRQVRLRRDSKEKNEKRLAYQKRRESIPKKARRFWGKIVAKKNKNMAFKLKSKSCHDLSVL from the exons ATGACGCTGAACAATGTCACAATGCGTCGCAGCAGCGGTGCCTTGCAGCCACAACAGCAGCGCTGGAGCATCCCGGCAGATGGGAGGAACCTGGTGGTTCAGAAAGACCCTCGTGAGTGCCTTCGACAGAAGAGATACACCATCAATCCTGAAGAGTATTACCGGAGAAGCTGGTCATCAGAGTCCTCGGATTCTGTCATCTCCTCCGAGTCAGGAAATACCTTCTATCGTGTGGTCCTCGTTGGGGAGCAAGGTGTTGGCAAAACCACCCTAGCGAATGTCTTTGCAGGGGTGCACGACAGCATGGACAGTGACTGCGAAGTGTTCGGAG AAGATACCTATGAACGAACCTTGGTGGTAGATGGGGAAAGCACAACCATCATGCTTGTCGACATGTGGGAAAACAAG GGCTCCAATGGGTGGCTCCAGGATCACTGTATGCAGATTGGCGATGCATATCTGATTGTCTATTCCATTACGGACCGCGCAAGCTTCGAGAGAGCGTCAGAGCTCAGAATACAGCTCCGCAGGGCCCGCCAGGCAGAAGACATCCCCATCATTTTAGTGGGCAACAAAAGCGATCTGGTTCGGTGCCGTGAAGTCTCTGTTGCAG AGGGCAGAGCATGTGCTGTTGTGTTCGACTGTAAGTTCATCGAGACTTCGGCGGCTGTCCAGCACAATGTGAAGGAGCTTTTTGAAGGGATCGTGCGTCAAGTGCGGCTCAGGAGAGACAGCAAAGAAAAGAACGAGAAGAGGCTGGCGTACcagaagaggagagagagcatTCCTAAGAAAGCCAGGCGATTCTGGGGCAAAATTGTTGCCAAGAAAAACAAGAACATGGCTTTCAAACTTAAGTCCAAGTCTTGCCACGACCTCTCTGTCCTTTAG